The following is a genomic window from Ethanoligenens harbinense YUAN-3.
TGTTTCCCTCCTGCGCCAAGGCGCCTGTCACAGCCGAAATGCTGCATGTGCAGTGCCCGCCGGACGGCGGCCTGCCCACCACCCTCATCTGCGACGGCAAGCTGTTTCCCGAATCGCTGCGCGCCGCCGGAAAAAACAGGGACTGGCTGGAGGCCATCCTTTCCACGCAGGGAGTAACGGTGGAAGGTGTGTTTCTGATGACGGTGGACAACCTGGATAAAACCATCATCATCAAAAAGGACGGCGGCGCGCTTTCGAGCGCACGCGCCGCCGGATAAAACCGCAAAGGGAGGTGGACCGCCGTGAACAAACTGAAGGTTGTTGCGATCATCCTGATTCTGGTCATCGCCGTGATTGCCGCCGGCCAATATTATCTGGCCGTGAGCACCCATTCCATGGTGAACGCCGTGGAAACCGCGCAGGCCGCATACCACCGGAACGGCGATTCGCCCGATACCCAGAAAAAGATGCGGCAGTTTTTCTCCCTGTGGCAGAAAAACAGCCGCATCCTTCCCATGATGATCGACCACCGCGAAATCGATATCGTGAACACCTCGGTCGCCAAACTTCCCGCTTATCTGGAAAACAACGAAACCTCAGAATTTGATGCCGAATGCGATATTTTGAAAATGCAACTGGCACATTTGTGGTATGTTGAAAAAATTAACTGGGAAAACATTCTTTAAACACAGCCTATGCCGCCCGCGAAATGCGGACGGCCTTTGTTTTGTCTGCTTTGGTAAAAAGTGATCAAAAAGGAACCGATCACATTTTTCCGCGTGGGGTGTGAAGCAGGACGGCGCGCAAGACGTTTGGGGGATTCATGATGCAGACAGAACGGAAACGGGCCTATTGTCGGCTGTCCAACAGTCTGTTAAGTTCTTCCAAAAATGTGTTGATATCACGAAACTGGCGGTAAACCGAAGCAAACCGCACATACGCAACTTCATCAATCTCTTTGAGTTTTTCCATTGCGAGTTCGCCCACCCGTTTGGATGTGACTTCCCGTTCCAGCGAGCTTTGCAGAGTATTTTCGATCTCATCCGTTGCTTTTTCCAGAACACCGAGCGGCACCGGGCGTTTCTCACACGCGCGCAGCATACCGCCCAACAGTTTGTGACGGTCGAACGCCTGTCTGGAGTTGTCTTTTTTGATGACGACCAGCGGCAGGCTTTCCACCATTTCGTAAGT
Proteins encoded in this region:
- a CDS encoding DUF4363 family protein, with product MNKLKVVAIILILVIAVIAAGQYYLAVSTHSMVNAVETAQAAYHRNGDSPDTQKKMRQFFSLWQKNSRILPMMIDHREIDIVNTSVAKLPAYLENNETSEFDAECDILKMQLAHLWYVEKINWENIL
- the nrdR gene encoding transcriptional regulator NrdR; translation: MKCPYCGYLESKVVDSRPIDEGGRIRRRRECMRCQKRFTTYEMVESLPLVVIKKDNSRQAFDRHKLLGGMLRACEKRPVPLGVLEKATDEIENTLQSSLEREVTSKRVGELAMEKLKEIDEVAYVRFASVYRQFRDINTFLEELNRLLDSRQ